TAAGACCTTCAACAATTATAGTTGTTGTCAATGGGTCTATATAAAGCATTGTTGTTACTAAACCAAGTTTTGTAGCCTCATAAACAACATTGTTTACAACTTTTCTTTTTGTAATCATGCTAAGATCTTCAAGAAGTTCTAATATGTTGTTTATTTTTTTGTTTAAAATCTCTTTACCCATCTTCATGGCTGCAAAAGTATTTGAAAAGAATAGCTGTATATCATTCAATGTGTTAGCCTCTTTAGATGCTATAACAGCTAGAACATGTTTTCTTAAAGCAGATTCGCTTAATAGAGTAGAATTTATTGGTTCTGGAAATCCACGTATATAATATTCGGATTCTCTCATACTCTTAACATCTTTAGCAGTAACAACAATTCCATAGGGATCATACTGAGGTCTACCAGCTCTACCAGCAAGTTGTTTATATTCTAAAACGCTTATCTTCTTTCTACCACCCCCACTATAGTAATAAACATTTACAATAACTACTCGCGCAGGTAGATTAACCCCCATTGCAAGTGTTGGTGTAGCAGCAAGATATTTTATTATTCTCTCCCTAAATGCATTCTCAATTATTCTTCTAGCTTCTGGCGTTAACCCAGCATGATGATAGGAGACACCACATTTAATCAAGTGTTCAAGCTTCTCATACTCAAAATCTGGCAACTCTACTTTCATTAACTGAACCAACTCCTCTAACCTATTTCTGTCATCACTAGTCAAATACTCACACACAACACTGCTATACTGCTCAGCAAGCTCTTCAACACCTCTTCTAGAATATTTGAATTCTAAAACATTGAAACCCTCTTTAACTGCTTTTTCAATCCAATAACGCGTAACATCACTAACAACAATAGGTGAGCTAGCATTATTTATGTTCCCTGGCAAAAACATTGCATATGAGCCATCACTTAACCTATAAGTAATCACTTCATATAATTTCACAGGTCTCCAAGAAGACTTTACAAGTTTTGCTTTTAACCAAAGAGCAATTTCTTCAGGATTTCCCACAGTTGCTGAAAGTCCAATTACTTGAATGCCAAGAGTCTTAGCCCTTGTAAGTATCATTTCAACAATATGTCCCCTACTTTCATCACCAAGCATGTGAAGCTCATCAACAACAATAACACCAACGTTTTTTATCCAATAAGGTCTTCTTCTCAATATAGAGTCTAACCTTTCATATGTAGTAACTATGATGTTGTATCGACCAAGTCTCTCAACCTCTTCCTCAGTAACTTCATAGTCTCCCATCGATATTCCTACTCTAGCACCATACCTCTCCCAAAAAGAAAACTCAATGTATTTCTCATAAGCCAAAGCCTTTAAAGGTGTTGTATAAACACCTTTTAATCCATTCAAAAAAGCATTAATAAGAGCCATTTCTCCAATCAAAGTTTTTCCACTAGCTGTTGGAGCACACACAACAATGTTATCTCCTTTTAGAAACCCAGATTCCAAAGCCTCTACTTGAGGAGGTGTAAGCACCCTATACCCTTTTTCCTTTAAACCCTTCACCATAATACTTCCAAGAACATACTCGTAATTATCTATTGTTACCGATTCCAGCACCTTCTTCACTTCAGCTAAGTTTTTAACTTCTCTTAAGATTTTTAAGTTACAACCTTATAAATTCGAAAATAAATTGAGTGAACGTCTACGTGATCAGCATATGAAAGTGACACATAAAATAATTGTTATACTTGTCTTAGTGCTTCTAATGTCTTTTGTATTCATGTATTTTATTCGCATAGGAAACGATGAAATAGGATTGAAAATGGTGAAGCAATGGTGTAACGAGCGAGGTGAAAGTAGTACTACTGAAGTTTCTTGCTTAAATATGATTAATTCTCTTCATGAAATAATTAAACAGACAATAGCTTTGGCGCTTTTCTTCTTTGTTATAGCATTAACAATTATTAGAATGGAGTGGCGTACAAGTGCAGCAATACTAGCTTTAATTCCATTGCTGGTTACCGGTGTAGCACCACCACAATATCTTATAAATGCTGTTGCATGGGATTTAATAGTATTCCTAATAGGTTCAATGACCCTTGCAGGTATTTTAAGGGAATTAGGTGTTTTTAGATATTTAGCTTTAAGAGTTTTGGAGATTTCAAAAGGTAATGCTATTATTCTAATCTTGCTTATTTCACTTATGGCCTTCTTTCTTTCAGCTGCATTAGGTGAAGTAACAAGTATTATCTATGTTACTATGCTTGTTTTCGAAATTAGCAGAATTGTTCATGTGGATGCTGTACCATTGATTATCTTATCAGTTTTAGCCACAAACACAGGTAGCACCGCCTTGCCTATAGGCAATCCCATAGGTGTGTACATTTTATTTGAAACGAATATGAGTGTAACTCAATTCATAAAAAATGCATTTCCACTAGCATTAATAGATTTAATTGTGTTAGTATTAGTTCTACTCTTCATTGAGAGATCAACCATGAAAGAATTGATTGAAAAGATTATGAGGTCTAAACATAGAATAGAAGCTTATATATCAAGTCAAAGAATTGAATTTGGCTCTAATAACAAAGCATATTCTCGATTAAAAAGAATATATATAGGTTTAGTAATACTCATCTTATTTATATTGACCGTAGCGTTAAATGATGTTATCACCCAAGGCTTGTCAAATGTACTTAAAATTTTTGTAGATCCACATGCTTCTCTATCCTTTATTCCATATGTATTCATAGCAATAACTTTAATCTTGGCAATTCCTATGGAGGAAATATCGAGATTTATTGAAAGATCTGTGGAGTGGTCTTCATTATTATTCTTCATATTCCTGTTTATGTTTGGCTATACACTTACATATACTGGTGTTATGACTAAGCTAGCCTATGCTTTTTCCCATATAGGATTGGCTCCTCTTACACTTTTAGCCTTGATGCTATTCTCATCAGCTCTTCTCAGCTCTGTTCTCGATAATCTTTCTGTTATAGTAGCGTTTACACCAATAGCTATGACTTTTAATGGCATAGGATTGATAGGTAATCAAATATACTTTGCGCTGCTTTTTGGTGGTGTTTTTGGAGGTAACTACACACCTGTAGGCTCTACAGCAAATATAATTGCTGTTTCTCTTGCTGAAAAGAGGAGAATCAGAATTACTTGGGGTAAGTGGCTCAGAATTGCCTTAGCAACAACAACACTGCAAATTATAGTGGCACTTTCATGGCTTTACATAGCAAGTTATGTTCTACATCTATAGATGGTAGTCAATGGGTTTTTGTTGTGTCTGTTGTGTTTGTGGCGGTGGTTGCACCGGCGGTGGCAAGCCCATTTCTCTTGAAAGTAATGAGATTATTGGTAGCGCATAGCTGTAGACAGCAAGTATTAGTGGATATGGTATAGAACCTTTTTGAAATTCTTCACCAAGCACCTTAGCTTCATCAGCATTTATTGGAGATACCATTACAACACCTTTTACATCAATAGAAGCTACTGGTGGATTACAATCAATTTTTATTACAAAGCCTAGGACATAATTATTATCTCTCTTCTCCGGTTTGCCAAACATCAAATTCATGTTTATGTTTAGTTGAGGTACTGGTTCTAAGCTATACCTTTCAGCTCTAACACCATCAATTCTAAACCCAAGATTTGGCAAAAACATCACCCTACTTACTAGCTACATCCTTATTTCGCTGGTTAATGGGTATAAATGCTATTGCGTAGACATCGTTTCTAGGTGACTCAGCTTTTAACACAAGTCCTTTGCCAAGCTCAGACCTCAATATTATATCATTTAACATTTTTATATCTGAAAATTCCACATATTGTGGAGAACTATTAGTACATACAATATCAAAATAGTTCTTTAACTTGCTATCACTAATTATATTGCTACACCCATTAAGATAATTTATTATTCTCTTCAATATCTCATTTATGTTTTTTCCGTAGATTATATATGCCTGAAACTTTGAAACATCATCATCATTAATTATCATAAGTGTTCTATCCCATAAACATAGTTTGTATAAGGATATAAAGCTTTATTTGAAAATTAGATATGTGAGATGATGCAAGAAGATCTTAGTAAAAAGCTTTTAGAAGTTCCAAGTGATGTGCTAAAGGAGATTGAAGAATATGAGGAAACTATGCATAGTCGTAGAACTAGCAAAAGAAGAAAGTATCCAAGCAATGAGGATATTGTTAATGCTATAAGGAATGTTACAGGTGGTGTTGTGAATAGACACAATATTGATTTAGTATTTGATGCAGTGAAGCAATATTTAGAGGAGCAAGGTTTTGATACTTCAGCATTAAATGAGTCGAGATTCTGGAGACTTTTATCGAGTTTAGTTAGAAAAAATGTTATAAGAACTGAATTAGAATAAGATTCAAAATTTAAATAACTGCTATATTTTGCTCATTGGCGTGAAACCTTGGGTATAGAACTTGATGATTTAGACAAAAATATTATAAATATGCTTATAGAGAATTGCAATAGAAGTGTAAGAGACATTGCGAAAGCCGTTGGAAAGTCTCCATCACTTATTTTGAAGAGGGTGAAGAGACTTTATGAAGCTGGTTTAATTAAGCGTTGTGAGGCTTCTATAGATTATTCTAAGCTTGGATATGATTTGATGGCGCTTATACTTTTCAAGGTTGATGGTGCACATATAGAAGATGTTGAACAAGAACTAGCTAAAGAACCTAGAGTCAGAGGTGTATATGATATAACAGGAGAATTTGATATAGCAGTGCTAGCGTTGTTTAAGAATGTGAATGATTTGAATTCATTTATAAAAAGAGTTCTCAAAAACCCATATATTAAGGAAAGTGTAACCAGCATCATATTTAAAGCTGTTAAAGATGAGAAAAACATAGAGTATTTTAAGTGATGAGTGTGGTGGGCTCTGATTGGTGATGTCATGAATCCTCTCTGATTCGAGGCGATTTTAATATGAACATTGTTGATAGTGAGGAATTTCTCAAAAACCTTGGATATGAGTACATCAAAAAAATAGAGCCTTCTGAAGAACCTGCAACAATGAACATACTATTCAAAGACATTATACCAGAATTTGAAACACATGGTATTTGGCTTGCAAACAAGTCTTTGTACGATCATCAACTTAAAGCACTAGAGGCTTTGATGAATGGCAATAACCTGGTTTTGATCTCTGGAACAGGTTCGGGTAAGACCGAGGCTTGGTTTCTTTACTTCTACAAAAAATTCAAGAATGATGATTTTACTGTAGTAGCTGTTTACCCAACACTGGCTTTGGCCAATGATCAAATAAATAGAATATCAATGTACTGTAATGCTATAGGAGCTAAAACTATTTTGCTCGATGCTGTTAATAGAGATGAAATGCTTAAGAAACTTGGACCAAATGGTCTTAGAAAAGCTATTGCTGAAGCTGATATAGTTGTTACGAACCCTGCTTTTCTTTTTCATGAGTTCAAAAAGTATTTGATTAAACCACAAACTTCACTTCTTCATAGCTTGTTTAAGAAAGTTGATATGATAGTATTCGATGAACTTGATTTTTATACTCCAAGGGAAATTTCTTTATTGCTCGCTTTAATAGAAATTCTTGTTGAAACCTGTGACAAGAAACCACAGATAATTGTTTTAACAGCTACACTAGCTAATCCAGATGAGATGTGTACATATCTTAAAGATAAAACTGGCAGGGATTGTATCGTTGTTGAGGGTAAGCCATTCAAAGTTGAAAACAGACTTTATGTAATACTTGGCAAGAACATACAAAGTATTTGGGAAAAGATACGAAGTTTGAGAAATTCTATTGTTAAAAGAGATGTTCCAGAGGATGTTATAAAAGCTTTAGATGATTTTGATTATTTCAAGAAGAATGCAATCAAAGTTTTGCAATTTCTTGAAGCCCTAGGAGTAGAAACTCCTTCAATTTCTGTAAACATATATGAGATTTTGTCTAGGTATATAAATGATGATGGTGTAACACTGGTTTTTACAAGAAGTATTGCAAGAGCAGATGAAATTGCTAAGGCAATGAAAGAAATTGTTGGCAATAAAATTGCTTCGCATCATCATCTAATTTCAAAGAATCTTAGAAAAAATATTGAGGAAAAGGCGAGAAAAGGCGAAATTAAGATTATTGTAAGTCCTAGAACGCTTATGCAAGGAATAGACATAGGAACAATAGTTAGAGTTGTACACATTGGTTTGCCAGAAAATGTTAGAGAATATCTACAAAGAGAAGGCAGAAAAGGAAGACGTAAAGAAATACCATTTACAGAAACAATAGTAATACCATCTTCGCGGTGGGACTGGGAGCTTTTTTCAAAAGGTTTTGAAGCATTTGAAAAGTGGGTTTCACTACCACTAGAAAAGGCTATTATAAACCCTGAAAATAAATACATCAAGTTGTTTAAGGGCTTAGCAAAAATTTTAACGCCTTGGTATAGACAAAATCTTACAGAAGAAGAACATGAATCTCTTGTAAATGTTGGTGTAATTAAGAAGGATGGTTCAATAAATATTCAAAAAGCTCAGTGGATTTGGGAGAGAATAAATTTCTATGAATTTGGCCCTCCATATGGCATTAAAAGATATTTAGAAGTTGAAGAAGGATTTCTCAAACCTATAGAGCCTATAGGGCATTGTGACCTTGTTGAAAGATTTCAAATTGGTTGTATAGATCCTTCAGAGGATGCTATGGTTATTAAAATTAATGGGGGGAGAAACTCAAGGATTGTGAGAAGTGTTGTAGAAAGACCTTTGTCAAAAATAAATATTTTCTCTCATGATGCTCTTGCTGAAGCTTTTGAAGAGTATAAATACATAAAGATGAAGTGGGGAGAAGATATATCTTTTTTAAAAGATATTGCTAGGGGAAAACTCCACAGCTATGTGCTAGCAACAGTATATACTCCTAGAAATGGATTTGGAGAATTAAAGAAAATTCCAAACAGAGTTTTGTGGCATCTAATTTCAAGTAAGCCAAGAATTGTTAAAATTGGTGAGAAATATTATGTAACCTATGACAGAAAGGTTATTTACGTTCCTGTTACTACATTTGGTGAATACAGAGATTATACTTATGGCATGTTATT
Above is a genomic segment from Ignisphaera cupida containing:
- a CDS encoding Lrp/AsnC family transcriptional regulator yields the protein MGIELDDLDKNIINMLIENCNRSVRDIAKAVGKSPSLILKRVKRLYEAGLIKRCEASIDYSKLGYDLMALILFKVDGAHIEDVEQELAKEPRVRGVYDITGEFDIAVLALFKNVNDLNSFIKRVLKNPYIKESVTSIIFKAVKDEKNIEYFK
- a CDS encoding DEAD/DEAH box helicase; its protein translation is MNIVDSEEFLKNLGYEYIKKIEPSEEPATMNILFKDIIPEFETHGIWLANKSLYDHQLKALEALMNGNNLVLISGTGSGKTEAWFLYFYKKFKNDDFTVVAVYPTLALANDQINRISMYCNAIGAKTILLDAVNRDEMLKKLGPNGLRKAIAEADIVVTNPAFLFHEFKKYLIKPQTSLLHSLFKKVDMIVFDELDFYTPREISLLLALIEILVETCDKKPQIIVLTATLANPDEMCTYLKDKTGRDCIVVEGKPFKVENRLYVILGKNIQSIWEKIRSLRNSIVKRDVPEDVIKALDDFDYFKKNAIKVLQFLEALGVETPSISVNIYEILSRYINDDGVTLVFTRSIARADEIAKAMKEIVGNKIASHHHLISKNLRKNIEEKARKGEIKIIVSPRTLMQGIDIGTIVRVVHIGLPENVREYLQREGRKGRRKEIPFTETIVIPSSRWDWELFSKGFEAFEKWVSLPLEKAIINPENKYIKLFKGLAKILTPWYRQNLTEEEHESLVNVGVIKKDGSINIQKAQWIWERINFYEFGPPYGIKRYLEVEEGFLKPIEPIGHCDLVERFQIGCIDPSEDAMVIKINGGRNSRIVRSVVERPLSKINIFSHDALAEAFEEYKYIKMKWGEDISFLKDIARGKLHSYVLATVYTPRNGFGELKKIPNRVLWHLISSKPRIVKIGEKYYVTYDRKVIYVPVTTFGEYRDYTYGMLFDVDDREDSVLLRLGLAYLMIVLRRIFGIPFETIMYSVEKISEKKFFSLHEPESAGILEKMDWNNVRKVLEQYNSDDLDFVLLSQLDEIAYSDLISMGIDFSTLKEIAMRIIDYITLKDRIEAVFNNKKVVIPKPSKALKYIALEATSIILDDEPLPKVLTSVAYFDGEEEKAVADFYVKYPFTPPPISLREFEEKIEEAIYYSDFRLLVFDKETLINELNTANLKRLAKIVKENAIETRQELLKLGFNTPSLLTIIDNINIEDPKYKDLATKLLNSYRKFHEEYTRDKKGVSMESLRDFTMVRSKMVYITYLIALSISTS
- a CDS encoding DEAD/DEAH box helicase codes for the protein MLESVTIDNYEYVLGSIMVKGLKEKGYRVLTPPQVEALESGFLKGDNIVVCAPTASGKTLIGEMALINAFLNGLKGVYTTPLKALAYEKYIEFSFWERYGARVGISMGDYEVTEEEVERLGRYNIIVTTYERLDSILRRRPYWIKNVGVIVVDELHMLGDESRGHIVEMILTRAKTLGIQVIGLSATVGNPEEIALWLKAKLVKSSWRPVKLYEVITYRLSDGSYAMFLPGNINNASSPIVVSDVTRYWIEKAVKEGFNVLEFKYSRRGVEELAEQYSSVVCEYLTSDDRNRLEELVQLMKVELPDFEYEKLEHLIKCGVSYHHAGLTPEARRIIENAFRERIIKYLAATPTLAMGVNLPARVVIVNVYYYSGGGRKKISVLEYKQLAGRAGRPQYDPYGIVVTAKDVKSMRESEYYIRGFPEPINSTLLSESALRKHVLAVIASKEANTLNDIQLFFSNTFAAMKMGKEILNKKINNILELLEDLSMITKRKVVNNVVYEATKLGLVTTMLYIDPLTTTIIVEGLKRNEKASELYYLSLIGMTPDFSDVNIGRGVRKAYYDLIDSYVLLKQLPDEDLEQVFIDQRIDWMRGVMIGLILTDWVNEVPERRIIEKYGIEAGDLRVIRENGEWLTYSAAVIAKTLNMVTHSKELFKLVERVKHGVKEDALELVKIRYVGRVRARMMINSGIKSIEDVLNKENLVIRLFGDGWGKKIVEEARKMKDII
- a CDS encoding SLC13 family permease; protein product: MSFVFMYFIRIGNDEIGLKMVKQWCNERGESSTTEVSCLNMINSLHEIIKQTIALALFFFVIALTIIRMEWRTSAAILALIPLLVTGVAPPQYLINAVAWDLIVFLIGSMTLAGILRELGVFRYLALRVLEISKGNAIILILLISLMAFFLSAALGEVTSIIYVTMLVFEISRIVHVDAVPLIILSVLATNTGSTALPIGNPIGVYILFETNMSVTQFIKNAFPLALIDLIVLVLVLLFIERSTMKELIEKIMRSKHRIEAYISSQRIEFGSNNKAYSRLKRIYIGLVILILFILTVALNDVITQGLSNVLKIFVDPHASLSFIPYVFIAITLILAIPMEEISRFIERSVEWSSLLFFIFLFMFGYTLTYTGVMTKLAYAFSHIGLAPLTLLALMLFSSALLSSVLDNLSVIVAFTPIAMTFNGIGLIGNQIYFALLFGGVFGGNYTPVGSTANIIAVSLAEKRRIRITWGKWLRIALATTTLQIIVALSWLYIASYVLHL